A window of the Corythoichthys intestinalis isolate RoL2023-P3 chromosome 6, ASM3026506v1, whole genome shotgun sequence genome harbors these coding sequences:
- the bcl7bb gene encoding B-cell CLL/lymphoma 7 protein family member B-B: protein MIHISVKMSGRSGRAETRSRAKDDIKKVLAAIEKVRKWEKKWVTVGDTSLRIFKWVPVTETKQIYRTKCTGGEARGLKDVVLENTNSLPDLTDENSNQSFLSDVYHPKLDNSSSNSSSQQVSPPHTSLRTEDSQPPMLGQESVDEPIHPGQERADEPPTLIKEDLLSSGSTRRNAIHTQEESDESGAPPLKKICTGENAVSR, encoded by the exons ATGATTCATATCAGCGTCAAGATGTCGGGACGTTCAGGCCGTGCTGAGACCCGGAGTCGCGCTAAGGATGACATTAAAAAGGTCCTGGCCGCAATTGAGAAAGTGCGCAAATG GGAGAAGAAATGGGTGACAGTCGGAGACACGTCCTTGCGCATATTCAAGTGGGTGCCAGTGACCGAAACAAAACAG ATCTATCGTACCAAATGTACTGGTGGAGAAGCCAGAGGATTAAAAGACGTGGTCCTTGAAAACACGAACTCTTTGCCAGATTTGACTG ATGAAAACAGCAACCAGAGTTTTCTGTCTGATGTTTACCACCCTAAGCTGGATAACAGCAGCAGCAACTCAAGCTCACAGCAGGTCAGCCCTCCGCATACTAGCCTCCGAACTGAAGACTCACAACCACCAATGCTCGGTCAGGAAAGTGTGGATG AGCCAATTCACCCTGGACAGGAGAGAGCAGATGAGCCTCCAACTCTGATCAAGGAGGATCTTTTGTCATCAGGGAGCACCAGACGGAACGCAATACACACGCAG GAAGAATCGGACGAATCAGGAGCACCTCCTTTAAAGAAGATTTGCACAGGAGAAAATGCTGTGTCAAGATAG